In Ferrimicrobium sp., the following are encoded in one genomic region:
- a CDS encoding aldo/keto reductase: protein MERRELGSQDLTVSMVGLGCMGMSEFYGPANDTQSINVIHQAIELGVTFLDTADMYGPFTNEQLVGRALVGRRDEVTLATKFGNVRGEHGEFQGISGDPDYVRHACDASLRRLGVDVIDLYYQHRVDPKVPIEETVGAMANLVTAGKVRYLGLSEASAATIRRAHRVHPISALQSEYSLWTRDPEPEILPTLRELGVGLVAYSPLGRGFLTGAITSMDDLDEGDTRRKHPRFQGDNFEKNLNLVATIRGIAMRKSCTPAQIALAWLLAQGQDIAVIPGTRSLDRLAENAASADITLANEELLEIDQAFPFGVTAGDRYPDMSTVNR from the coding sequence ATGGAGCGACGTGAACTAGGTTCGCAGGATTTGACGGTTTCGATGGTGGGACTTGGCTGCATGGGGATGAGCGAGTTCTACGGGCCAGCCAATGACACCCAATCCATCAACGTGATCCACCAGGCGATTGAACTCGGTGTGACCTTTCTTGACACCGCGGACATGTATGGACCCTTCACGAATGAGCAGTTGGTCGGTCGTGCGTTGGTCGGACGGCGAGATGAGGTCACGCTGGCGACCAAGTTCGGTAACGTGCGAGGAGAACACGGGGAGTTTCAGGGGATCAGTGGAGATCCTGACTACGTCCGCCATGCCTGCGATGCGTCGCTGCGCCGACTTGGTGTTGACGTTATTGATCTCTACTATCAGCACCGAGTTGATCCCAAGGTGCCGATTGAGGAGACGGTAGGCGCGATGGCAAACCTCGTGACGGCCGGTAAAGTGCGTTACCTCGGACTCTCCGAGGCGTCAGCGGCTACGATTCGTCGTGCCCATCGAGTGCACCCAATCAGCGCATTGCAGAGCGAGTATTCGCTCTGGACGAGAGATCCAGAACCAGAGATCTTGCCAACGCTTCGGGAGCTAGGGGTCGGTCTTGTCGCTTACTCTCCGTTGGGCCGTGGGTTCCTTACTGGAGCCATTACGTCGATGGACGATCTCGACGAGGGCGATACCCGCAGAAAGCACCCCCGGTTTCAAGGTGATAATTTCGAAAAGAACCTCAATCTTGTGGCTACTATACGAGGCATCGCTATGCGTAAGAGCTGCACGCCAGCGCAGATTGCACTTGCTTGGCTACTTGCACAGGGACAGGACATCGCGGTCATCCCCGGGACAAGGAGCCTGGACCGTTTGGCCGAGAATGCAGCGAGTGCCGACATCACACTGGCCAATGAGGAGCTCCTTGAGATCGACCAGGCGTTCCCATTCGGCGTGACAGCTGGTGACCGATACCCGGATATGTCGACGGTCAACCGATAG
- a CDS encoding MarR family winged helix-turn-helix transcriptional regulator, producing MPASTPTSSGALDEVLFTLGQSLRRLRISIGDESDFAYAIGSGFWQLVLLGERGEERVSEIASSLNLDISTVSRQLKLLESRGLIERAPDKSDGRVSKVRLTDLGRGVLHQLVQARLAVINDALSSWNKTDVDALITLLDRFSRDLGSSLTDPDICSVSAQGENPES from the coding sequence ATGCCCGCCTCAACCCCCACAAGTTCTGGTGCACTCGATGAGGTGCTGTTCACGCTCGGACAGTCGCTTCGCCGACTTCGCATCTCCATCGGTGATGAATCCGACTTTGCCTATGCGATTGGTTCAGGGTTTTGGCAGCTTGTGCTGCTTGGTGAGCGAGGTGAGGAGCGGGTCTCCGAGATTGCATCCTCCCTCAACTTGGATATCTCCACGGTGTCACGCCAGCTCAAACTCCTCGAGTCGCGTGGTCTTATCGAACGGGCCCCGGATAAATCGGATGGCCGCGTCTCCAAAGTGCGGTTGACAGACCTCGGTCGAGGTGTCTTGCATCAACTCGTACAGGCGCGACTCGCCGTGATCAACGACGCGCTGAGTTCGTGGAACAAGACGGACGTCGATGCACTCATCACCCTCCTCGATCGGTTCTCACGTGATCTTGGTAGCTCATTGACTGACCCCGATATCTGTTCGGTCTCCGCTCAGGGCGAGAACCCTGAATCCTGA
- a CDS encoding patatin-like phospholipase family protein, with the protein MTPISVRSPLRARTLNPEELPTDDTLAFVFGGGGARGACQVGMLRGLLRLGLIPDLILGVSVGALNGAVFAEEPNLDGLTRLTTLWSGAHLQSLFPRRHTLRFLSNRESVHPGEPLRQLIRNNLSMRDVADGKVPLHVLLTDAESGDEAWFDHGPIVDLLYGSAAIPGVLPPLRYDGHRYIDGGMVDPNPITRAVELGATRIVLLLCGSLTPVYHSKGRPLSTLLMGYSLTQLAFTKRELAHLPDSVRIVVLACDAADSVEALDFGHSAVLLAAGERSAAHAKDALAQLR; encoded by the coding sequence CTGACCCCGATATCTGTTCGGTCTCCGCTCAGGGCGAGAACCCTGAATCCTGAGGAGCTGCCGACTGACGACACGCTCGCCTTCGTCTTTGGTGGAGGTGGGGCGAGGGGTGCCTGCCAAGTCGGAATGCTCCGTGGACTCCTTAGGCTTGGCCTCATTCCCGACCTTATCCTCGGCGTCTCCGTTGGCGCACTCAACGGCGCAGTCTTCGCGGAGGAGCCAAACCTTGACGGATTAACTCGATTGACCACACTTTGGTCAGGAGCTCACCTGCAATCACTGTTCCCTCGTCGCCACACCCTGCGCTTTCTCTCCAACCGCGAATCGGTCCATCCTGGGGAACCTTTGCGCCAGCTGATTCGCAACAATCTCTCCATGAGAGACGTAGCGGATGGCAAGGTCCCACTGCACGTGCTGCTCACCGACGCTGAATCTGGGGATGAAGCCTGGTTCGACCATGGCCCAATCGTCGATCTCCTCTATGGTTCAGCCGCCATCCCAGGAGTGCTGCCTCCCTTGCGATACGATGGCCACCGCTACATCGACGGAGGCATGGTGGACCCGAACCCCATCACCCGCGCCGTCGAACTAGGTGCCACGAGGATCGTTCTACTCCTATGCGGATCGTTAACTCCCGTCTACCACAGCAAAGGCCGTCCCTTGAGTACCTTGCTGATGGGTTACTCGCTGACACAGCTAGCCTTCACGAAACGAGAGTTGGCACACCTTCCCGACTCGGTACGCATCGTCGTCCTAGCGTGCGACGCCGCCGACTCAGTCGAGGCACTCGACTTTGGTCACAGTGCTGTCCTTCTTGCTGCTGGCGAGCGGAGCGCCGCTCACGCAAAAGATGCGCTCGCACAACTTCGCTAA